A genomic segment from Thamnophis elegans isolate rThaEle1 chromosome 3, rThaEle1.pri, whole genome shotgun sequence encodes:
- the TMEM215 gene encoding transmembrane protein 215, which produces MRPDDINPRTGLVVALVSVFLVFGFMFTVSGIKGETLGDIPLLAIGPAICLPGIAAIALTRKTDGCSKWPNVSFCPQCACCRKKPQDKEVLELLRTPSDLESGKSSCDELALKARDAQPAEETRRVAYCGGKDSLATPAERDCVALDPKVAQEEMLRYLEKCYPEMPGGNVFVAEASPYSALDQPRGEYPGLEGDAAAACPAEDDLNVVPSDSIIVCSYTESSPYDRYCCYINPTEDLTSDPQAIV; this is translated from the coding sequence ATGCGACCCGACGACATTAACCCTCGGACTGGACTGGTGGTGGCTTTGGTCAGCGTCTTCTTGGTGTTTGGCTTCATGTTCACGGTTTCCGGGATCAAAGGCGAGACTTTGGGCGACATCCCACTTCTGGCCATCGGACCGGCTATCTGCTTACCCGGCATCGCCGCCATCGCCCTGACGAGGAAAACCGACGGCTGCAGCAAATGGCCCAACGTCAGCTTTTGCCCCCAGTGCGCCTGCTGCCGCAAGAAACCCCAGGACAAGGAGGTCCTGGAGTTGCTGAGGACCCCTTCAGACCTGGAGTCCGGCAAGAGCAGCTGCGACGAGCTGGCCCTGAAAGCACGCGACGCCCAGCCGGCTGAGGAGACCCGCCGGGTGGCCTACTGCGGGGGGAAAGACTCACTCGCCACCCCCGCCGAGCGGGATTGCGTGGCCTTGGACCCCAAAGTGGCTCAGGAGGAAATGTTGAGGTACTTGGAGAAGTGCTATCCAGAGATGCCCGGCGGGAACGTTTTTGTGGCCGAGGCCTCTCCTTACAGTGCCTTAGACCAGCCGCGGGGGGAGTACCCTGGCCTCGAGGGGGACGCTGCCGCCGCTTGCCCGGCGGAGGACGATTTGAACGTCGTCCCCAGCGACAGCATCATCGTTTGCTCCTACACGGAGAGCAGCCCTTACGACAGGTACTGTTGTTATATAAACCCCACCGAAGACCTCACTTCGGATCCCCAGGCGATCGTTTGA